One region of Chlorogloeopsis sp. ULAP01 genomic DNA includes:
- a CDS encoding MGMT family protein, with protein MSTYDNIYAIVRQIPKGRVATYGQVADLAHFYGKARLVGYALYQVDERSSDIPWHRVINSKGEISYSPLRQGGDHRQRYLLEQEGIIFSSKGRVNLHQYQWQP; from the coding sequence ATGTCTACTTATGACAATATATATGCGATCGTGCGCCAGATACCAAAAGGTCGAGTAGCAACATACGGGCAGGTAGCGGATTTAGCTCACTTTTATGGCAAGGCACGTTTAGTAGGATACGCTCTTTATCAAGTTGATGAACGCTCATCAGATATACCGTGGCATCGAGTTATTAATTCTAAGGGAGAAATATCTTATTCACCTTTGCGACAGGGCGGAGATCATAGACAGCGATATCTTCTTGAACAAGAAGGAATAATATTTAGCTCTAAAGGAAGGGTTAATTTGCATCAGTATCAATGGCAGCCCTAA
- a CDS encoding dienelactone hydrolase family protein — translation MKEITRRQFIATATLATGFALAVQPISAKVITTDAKGLIAGEVKIPVKDGKIPAYRAMPATGKNFPIVLVIQEIFGVHEHIQDICRRFAKLGYLAIAPEMFVRQGDVSNLGSIAEIRPIVAKVPDAQVMSDLDATVAWAVKSAQGNGDRLGITGFCWGGRITWLYAAHNPKVKAGVAWYGRLVGDTTKLTPRHPVDIASELKVPVLGLYGGKDTGIPLDTVEKMRDRLKSSSSKSEIVVYPDAPHAFFADYRPSYREKEAKDGWKRLQAWFKQHGV, via the coding sequence ATGAAAGAAATCACGCGCCGCCAATTTATTGCCACTGCCACCCTGGCAACGGGTTTCGCTCTAGCAGTGCAACCAATTTCTGCCAAAGTCATCACCACCGATGCCAAAGGATTAATCGCAGGTGAAGTGAAAATTCCTGTCAAAGATGGCAAAATTCCTGCCTATAGAGCTATGCCTGCTACAGGCAAGAATTTTCCGATTGTGTTGGTGATTCAGGAAATATTTGGTGTACATGAGCACATTCAAGATATCTGCCGTCGCTTTGCTAAACTGGGATACTTGGCGATCGCTCCGGAAATGTTTGTACGCCAGGGCGATGTTTCCAACTTAGGCAGCATAGCAGAAATTCGCCCAATAGTAGCGAAAGTCCCTGATGCTCAAGTAATGTCCGATCTCGATGCCACGGTGGCTTGGGCTGTGAAGTCTGCTCAAGGTAATGGCGATCGCTTAGGAATCACGGGTTTCTGTTGGGGTGGACGTATTACGTGGCTGTACGCCGCTCACAATCCTAAAGTTAAGGCTGGTGTAGCATGGTACGGGCGATTGGTGGGCGATACAACCAAACTGACACCAAGGCATCCTGTTGATATTGCGTCTGAGTTAAAAGTTCCTGTTCTCGGACTTTACGGTGGCAAGGATACAGGCATTCCCCTTGATACGGTAGAAAAAATGCGCGATCGCCTCAAATCAAGCAGCAGTAAATCAGAAATTGTTGTCTATCCGGATGCACCTCATGCCTTTTTTGCCGATTATCGCCCCTCCTACCGCGAAAAAGAAGCTAAAGACGGATGGAAACGCTTACAAGCATGGTTTAAGCAGCATGGTGTATGA